One window from the genome of Rhodococcus sp. ABRD24 encodes:
- a CDS encoding Rieske 2Fe-2S domain-containing protein, whose protein sequence is MTASSHSGSSAGVTRQYAPYVKADWGYANHWYPALLSDELEDGTVKGITIGGHDIAVRRSAGKAYALSDRCIHRGVKLSAKPMCLSEGTITCWYHGFTYGLEDGTLTTIVGNPDDSLIGNAGIRTYPVEEANGIIYVFVGDEDFGTPPPLSSDLPARVTNDPNNNPVPHLLDEGIVIRGIHRKLVGNWRLAAENGLDPGHLLVHWDNQILVALDRALPLGVNALTDSATEEIDLPDGPKGVMNRYDRPDLYKPVLDNPKVNMKARGTVPHYFRTSLWVPGSLMVEHWPITDHVQYEFYVPIDDHHHEYWEIIATRVTSDEDIAEFNFKYDNFMLPLALEGFNNSDVFAREATEEHYTRFDGWNNEMLCDMDYSIIAWRKLAARYPRGFFESPFQDED, encoded by the coding sequence ATGACTGCTTCGTCTCACAGTGGCTCGTCTGCCGGCGTCACCCGGCAGTACGCGCCCTACGTCAAGGCCGATTGGGGCTACGCCAACCACTGGTATCCCGCGCTGCTGTCCGACGAGCTCGAGGACGGCACCGTCAAGGGCATCACCATCGGTGGGCACGACATCGCCGTGCGCCGCTCGGCCGGCAAGGCCTACGCGCTCTCTGATCGCTGCATCCATCGTGGTGTCAAGCTCTCCGCCAAGCCGATGTGCCTCTCGGAAGGCACCATCACGTGCTGGTACCACGGATTCACCTATGGTCTCGAGGACGGCACCCTCACGACGATCGTCGGTAACCCCGACGACTCGCTGATCGGCAATGCCGGTATCCGCACGTACCCCGTCGAGGAAGCCAACGGGATCATCTACGTCTTCGTCGGCGACGAGGACTTCGGAACCCCGCCGCCGCTCAGTAGTGATCTTCCGGCGCGAGTCACGAACGACCCCAACAACAATCCGGTTCCCCACCTGCTGGACGAGGGCATTGTCATCCGGGGCATCCACCGCAAGCTCGTCGGCAACTGGCGTCTCGCGGCGGAGAACGGCCTCGACCCGGGCCACCTTCTCGTGCACTGGGACAACCAGATCCTCGTTGCGCTCGACCGCGCCCTGCCGCTCGGTGTCAATGCCCTGACCGATTCGGCCACCGAGGAGATCGACCTCCCGGACGGCCCCAAGGGTGTGATGAACCGGTACGACCGACCGGACCTGTACAAGCCGGTGCTGGACAACCCCAAGGTCAACATGAAGGCGCGCGGCACCGTCCCGCACTACTTCCGTACCTCGCTGTGGGTGCCGGGCTCGCTCATGGTCGAGCACTGGCCCATCACGGACCACGTTCAGTACGAGTTCTACGTTCCCATCGACGATCATCACCACGAGTACTGGGAGATCATCGCCACCCGGGTCACCAGCGACGAAGACATCGCCGAGTTCAACTTCAAGTACGACAACTTCATGCTGCCGCTGGCGCTCGAGGGCTTCAACAACAGCGACGTCTTCGCCCGTGAGGCCACCGAGGAGCACTACACCCGGTTCGACGGGTGGAACAACGAAATGCTTTGCGACATGGACTACTCCATCATCGCTTGGCGCAAGCTGGCTGCGCGCTACCCGCGTGGCTTCTTCGAGTCGCCTTTCCAGGACGAGGACTGA
- a CDS encoding acyl-CoA synthetase: MPRPLLQSLVETGHDDRDAVRVGDDALTRAELIAAAAAVADEIGGATSVAIDATATIETVVAVTGCLMAGVAAVPVPPDSGPAERNHILKDSGAQLWLGGQREDVTLPGIPIDVQARSGSTYHEPDPASTAMIMYTSGTTGAPKGVVLSRSAVAAGLDGLAEAWDWSPDDTLVHGLPLFHVHGLILGVVGALRHGSPLVHTVRPTPESYAAANGSLYFGVPTVWSRVCADESAARALGSARLLVSGSAPLPVPVFERMTALTGSAPIERYGMSETIITLSTRFDGERRPGWVGLPIQGVATRLRDQSGNPVAHDGETLGQLEIAGPTLFDGYLGNLEKTAESMTDDGWFKTGDIAVIDEQGFHRIVGRESIDMIKSGGYRIGAGEVEQALLNHPDVREAAVVGVPDNDLGQRIVAYIVGDCHDHRELSNFVAQTLSIHKRPREIRVVDILPRNAMGKVQKKLLVEDFQAGR, translated from the coding sequence ATGCCTCGACCGTTGCTGCAATCGCTCGTCGAAACCGGCCACGACGACCGCGACGCGGTCCGCGTCGGAGACGATGCGCTCACCCGAGCCGAGCTGATCGCGGCGGCGGCGGCTGTGGCCGACGAGATCGGCGGTGCCACAAGCGTTGCCATCGATGCGACCGCAACCATCGAGACGGTGGTCGCGGTGACCGGATGCCTGATGGCCGGCGTGGCGGCGGTTCCGGTGCCACCCGACTCGGGACCGGCCGAGCGGAACCACATTCTGAAGGACTCGGGCGCGCAACTCTGGCTCGGCGGTCAACGGGAGGACGTCACGCTCCCCGGTATCCCAATCGATGTGCAGGCGCGATCGGGATCGACATACCACGAGCCCGATCCCGCCAGTACCGCGATGATCATGTACACCTCGGGCACGACCGGCGCCCCGAAGGGCGTCGTGCTCTCCCGTTCCGCTGTGGCGGCAGGGCTGGACGGGCTGGCCGAGGCCTGGGACTGGAGTCCGGACGACACCCTCGTTCACGGGCTTCCGTTGTTCCACGTGCACGGGCTCATCCTCGGGGTCGTGGGCGCACTCCGGCACGGCTCACCGCTGGTGCACACGGTACGCCCCACTCCGGAATCGTATGCAGCGGCGAATGGTTCGCTGTACTTCGGCGTCCCCACCGTATGGTCCCGGGTGTGCGCCGACGAGTCGGCCGCCCGAGCGCTCGGCTCTGCACGGCTCCTCGTCTCAGGCAGCGCCCCCCTGCCGGTGCCCGTCTTCGAACGCATGACGGCACTTACCGGATCCGCTCCGATCGAGCGCTACGGAATGAGCGAGACCATCATCACGCTGAGCACGCGGTTCGACGGTGAACGACGCCCCGGCTGGGTGGGGTTGCCGATCCAGGGAGTCGCAACCCGGCTCCGGGACCAGTCCGGCAACCCGGTAGCGCACGATGGGGAAACCCTCGGGCAGTTGGAGATTGCGGGTCCAACCCTTTTCGACGGATACCTGGGCAACCTCGAGAAGACCGCCGAATCGATGACCGACGACGGGTGGTTCAAGACCGGCGACATCGCCGTCATCGACGAGCAGGGCTTCCATCGCATTGTCGGGCGCGAGTCGATCGACATGATCAAGTCGGGTGGCTACCGGATCGGTGCCGGCGAGGTCGAACAGGCACTGCTGAATCACCCCGATGTCCGGGAAGCCGCCGTCGTGGGCGTGCCCGACAACGATCTCGGGCAACGAATCGTCGCCTACATCGTCGGTGACTGCCACGACCACCGCGAGCTGTCGAACTTCGTCGCACAGACGCTCTCGATCCACAAACGTCCGCGGGAGATTCGCGTCGTGGACATCCTGCCCCGCAACGCGATGGGCAAGGTGCAGAAGAAGCTACTCGTCGAGGACTTCCAGGCAGGTAGATGA
- a CDS encoding acetylornithine deacetylase gives MSDSQTSTVRLPLVGARREMYDEVCRYLNPDRFRDLLVDLINIHSPTGHERAASEFMAGYLRDQVGIDARYQPISEHTGNAVGERTGSGGGSRLLLYAPIDTHIDPEADVPWVGKTLRPDMIPEAKVDGDLIIGLGAANPKCMVAGLTEVANAVVDAGIPLIGDLAIGFAGGGMPVTMSDRDHVGMSSGVFHMLTHGMMPDHAIVLKPWWAVYPEEPGMCWFKVSVRGTYGYAGISRGTEGFRSSIVPAATVVQEIEAWLPDYTARNTSGSTLPEGWISAMRSGSPDKPAFPSATTEIYLDVRVNPRVTPADVRHQFAEMIADVRRRHPDIELDWEMYGSLPGGMTDPDNWIIQSCRRGWEEVEGRPYETTPLLGGQTDGTLIRRLGIPCARIGYPWPPATAPAELNEGLGGMGVASVDDVMMATRAVAYSVVDTLTRTREELDL, from the coding sequence GTGAGTGACTCGCAGACCTCGACGGTCCGTCTGCCGCTGGTCGGCGCGCGCCGGGAGATGTACGACGAGGTCTGCCGCTACCTGAATCCGGACCGCTTCCGGGATCTGTTGGTCGACCTGATCAACATTCACAGCCCGACGGGCCACGAGCGGGCTGCATCCGAGTTCATGGCCGGCTACCTGCGTGACCAGGTGGGCATCGATGCTCGTTACCAACCGATCTCCGAGCACACGGGTAACGCGGTGGGCGAGCGCACTGGTTCCGGGGGTGGCAGCAGGCTGCTGCTGTACGCGCCGATCGACACTCATATCGATCCCGAGGCGGATGTGCCGTGGGTGGGGAAGACGTTGCGCCCCGACATGATTCCCGAGGCCAAGGTCGACGGCGACCTGATCATCGGGCTCGGTGCCGCCAACCCGAAGTGCATGGTTGCGGGGCTGACCGAGGTAGCGAACGCGGTGGTCGATGCGGGCATACCCTTGATCGGCGATCTCGCGATCGGATTCGCAGGCGGCGGCATGCCGGTGACCATGAGTGACCGGGACCATGTAGGAATGAGCAGTGGCGTGTTCCACATGCTCACGCACGGCATGATGCCAGACCATGCGATCGTGCTGAAGCCTTGGTGGGCAGTGTATCCCGAGGAACCGGGTATGTGCTGGTTCAAGGTTTCCGTCCGCGGTACGTACGGATATGCGGGAATCAGTCGTGGCACAGAGGGATTCCGCTCCTCGATTGTCCCGGCAGCAACGGTCGTGCAGGAGATAGAGGCCTGGCTTCCCGATTACACCGCGCGCAATACCTCCGGCTCCACATTGCCCGAGGGGTGGATCTCGGCGATGCGATCGGGGAGCCCGGACAAGCCGGCCTTCCCATCTGCCACGACCGAGATCTACCTGGATGTACGAGTGAATCCCCGGGTAACCCCGGCCGACGTCCGGCATCAGTTCGCCGAGATGATTGCTGACGTCCGGCGTCGTCATCCCGACATCGAACTGGACTGGGAGATGTACGGCTCATTGCCTGGTGGGATGACCGACCCCGACAACTGGATCATCCAGTCGTGTCGTCGAGGCTGGGAGGAAGTCGAAGGCAGGCCGTACGAGACGACGCCCTTGCTGGGCGGGCAAACCGACGGCACACTGATTCGCCGGCTCGGAATTCCCTGCGCGCGAATCGGTTACCCGTGGCCTCCGGCAACTGCCCCGGCAGAGCTCAACGAGGGACTGGGCGGCATGGGTGTCGCCTCCGTCGACGACGTGATGATGGCGACGCGTGCCGTCGCGTACTCGGTTGTCGACACCCTTACCCGAACTAGAGAGGAACTCGATCTGTGA
- a CDS encoding enoyl-CoA hydratase/isomerase family protein, whose translation MPEVPGRILTTVEQRVAAITIDHPRRYNALTGAMLDELTNTLARLADDPAVSVVLVTGAGPHFCAGMDIRELRSARASGIRMEDRVTDAEEALAAFPKPTIAAIAGYCIGGGAQLALACDIRVAAENAEFAVTPAKLGVIYPARTITRLVHTLGPATAKRLVITGDRIDADTALRVGLAAEVVPGDRLGSRAAALAETIATRSSVTQRAAKQMIDAAAGPGIGSELEHRWTGAPNPDLEIGLDAFLSGTVPRFNRPSH comes from the coding sequence ATGCCCGAAGTTCCGGGCCGGATCCTCACGACGGTCGAGCAACGCGTAGCGGCGATCACGATCGACCATCCGCGCCGCTACAACGCCCTCACCGGAGCAATGCTCGACGAACTGACGAACACGCTCGCACGGCTGGCGGACGATCCCGCCGTCTCCGTGGTGCTGGTGACCGGCGCCGGGCCGCACTTCTGCGCCGGGATGGACATCCGAGAGCTACGGTCGGCGAGGGCGTCCGGTATCCGCATGGAGGACCGGGTGACCGACGCGGAGGAAGCACTGGCGGCGTTCCCCAAACCGACGATTGCAGCGATCGCGGGATACTGCATCGGCGGTGGCGCACAGCTCGCGCTGGCGTGCGATATCCGTGTGGCCGCCGAGAATGCCGAATTCGCAGTGACACCCGCGAAGCTCGGCGTGATCTACCCCGCCCGGACGATCACCCGACTGGTCCACACTCTGGGACCGGCCACCGCGAAACGACTGGTGATCACCGGCGACCGGATCGACGCCGACACGGCGCTGCGGGTGGGACTCGCCGCGGAGGTCGTGCCCGGGGATCGATTGGGTTCACGTGCGGCCGCATTGGCGGAGACGATAGCCACGCGATCCTCGGTCACGCAGCGGGCTGCCAAACAGATGATCGACGCGGCCGCCGGACCAGGAATTGGCAGCGAACTCGAACACCGCTGGACCGGTGCGCCCAATCCGGATCTGGAAATCGGCCTCGACGCATTCCTCTCCGGCACGGTTCCGAGGTTCAACCGTCCGTCGCACTGA
- a CDS encoding aspartate/glutamate racemase family protein, translating to MPVPPEALDAFAAQLSGDFVHPDFENVFVSARAGGGTLDSAYETTLADAFVLDAGCRAEEQGYAAVCVNSMSDSALAALRSRLTIPVVAPSQATMLLACLLGKKFSVVTMWPQWHELYHKAARENGLTGRLASVRDIGVRPDAAELLAGKEEFVFGAIEREARAAIEEDGADVIILGSTTMHQSHAHLESVLDVPVLNPGVVAYKLCELLVQTGLAHSKRAYPSPERVQDDLLSTVASVFPSKD from the coding sequence GTGCCGGTTCCACCGGAAGCGCTGGACGCCTTTGCGGCTCAGCTCTCTGGTGACTTCGTGCACCCTGACTTCGAGAACGTCTTCGTCTCTGCCCGCGCGGGTGGTGGCACGCTGGACAGTGCGTACGAGACGACTCTGGCCGACGCGTTCGTGCTCGACGCCGGTTGCCGCGCGGAGGAACAGGGCTACGCGGCGGTATGCGTGAACTCCATGAGCGATTCGGCTCTTGCGGCGCTGCGCTCGCGGCTGACCATCCCGGTCGTTGCGCCGAGTCAGGCGACAATGCTGCTCGCGTGCCTGCTGGGCAAGAAGTTTTCGGTCGTGACCATGTGGCCGCAGTGGCACGAGCTCTACCACAAGGCGGCCCGCGAGAACGGACTCACCGGACGTCTGGCATCGGTGCGGGACATCGGTGTCCGGCCCGATGCGGCGGAGCTGCTCGCCGGCAAGGAAGAGTTCGTGTTCGGGGCCATCGAGCGTGAAGCGCGTGCCGCGATCGAGGAGGACGGCGCGGACGTCATCATCCTCGGCTCCACGACGATGCACCAGAGTCACGCGCATCTCGAGTCCGTGCTGGACGTGCCGGTTCTCAACCCCGGTGTCGTGGCCTACAAGCTGTGCGAACTGTTGGTGCAGACCGGGCTGGCGCACAGCAAGCGTGCCTACCCGTCCCCGGAACGTGTCCAGGACGACCTCCTGTCGACTGTGGCTTCCGTCTTCCCGAGCAAGGATTGA
- a CDS encoding amidase, translated as MSGTSSPFAEILADENLSVSAIDHCLDRIELRDRTIQAWAHLDPDLAREQAAARDAEPRRSALHGIPVGLKDIIDTEDQPTGYGSELWAGWRPDRDAEVVRRLRRDGAVVLGKTTTTEFATYRPTATRNPHRLGHTPGGSSSGSAAAVADGQVPLALGTQTAGSVLRPGSFCGVFTLKPTYGRWPFDGVLPVALTFDTVGGFARHPAWLGALDEALATDGVHAPHSVVLPALQDMRVGVLRPPWADRATPAAAALLETFSASMRSSVSEVRDIEVPAALGDLDDAHTLIMAAEASAALSERIHRPHPARVSDQLHAFLHGGRSAPASEIQHAREVLRLARAFVDRALGEVDLLLTLAAPGEAPAGLASTGDPVFNKLASVSGKPAVGLPAGRGVHGLPLGIQLIGPAHADQALVRVATCLTDRIGLAARPELLEETEGE; from the coding sequence ATGTCCGGTACCTCCTCGCCCTTCGCGGAGATCCTTGCCGACGAGAACCTCAGTGTTTCCGCGATCGATCACTGTCTCGATCGGATCGAGCTGCGGGACAGAACTATCCAGGCCTGGGCGCACCTCGACCCCGATCTGGCCCGCGAACAGGCGGCAGCGCGCGACGCCGAGCCGCGACGCTCCGCGCTCCACGGAATCCCTGTCGGGCTCAAGGACATCATCGACACCGAGGACCAGCCGACGGGCTACGGATCGGAGTTGTGGGCCGGCTGGCGGCCAGATCGTGATGCGGAGGTGGTCCGGCGTCTTCGCCGCGACGGTGCCGTCGTCCTCGGCAAGACGACCACCACCGAGTTCGCCACCTATCGGCCGACGGCCACTCGTAACCCGCATCGGCTCGGGCACACCCCTGGAGGTTCATCCAGTGGTTCCGCGGCTGCGGTGGCCGACGGTCAGGTTCCGCTGGCGCTCGGCACGCAGACCGCCGGGTCGGTGTTGCGGCCCGGTTCCTTCTGCGGTGTCTTCACTCTCAAACCGACTTATGGTCGTTGGCCTTTCGACGGTGTGCTGCCCGTTGCGCTCACGTTCGACACGGTGGGTGGATTCGCCCGGCATCCCGCCTGGCTCGGCGCACTCGACGAGGCTCTGGCGACGGACGGGGTCCACGCGCCGCATTCGGTAGTGCTGCCCGCGCTGCAGGACATGCGGGTCGGTGTCCTTCGGCCCCCGTGGGCCGATCGGGCGACCCCTGCTGCGGCGGCGCTCCTCGAGACCTTTTCCGCGAGCATGCGGTCGTCGGTGTCCGAGGTACGTGACATCGAGGTCCCGGCGGCGTTGGGGGATCTGGACGACGCGCACACCCTGATCATGGCAGCGGAGGCTTCGGCCGCGCTGAGTGAGCGTATTCACCGCCCTCACCCCGCGCGGGTGAGTGACCAGCTGCATGCCTTCCTGCACGGGGGACGGTCGGCACCCGCGAGCGAGATCCAGCATGCGCGCGAGGTGCTCCGCCTCGCCCGGGCGTTCGTGGATCGTGCGCTCGGGGAGGTCGATCTTCTGCTGACGTTGGCGGCACCCGGGGAGGCCCCGGCTGGGCTTGCCAGCACAGGCGACCCGGTCTTCAACAAGCTCGCGAGTGTGAGCGGGAAGCCGGCGGTCGGTCTGCCTGCTGGGCGGGGTGTCCACGGACTTCCCCTCGGCATTCAGCTCATCGGCCCCGCTCACGCCGACCAGGCACTCGTGCGCGTGGCGACCTGCCTGACCGACCGAATCGGACTCGCGGCGCGGCCGGAGCTACTCGAGGAGACCGAAGGTGAGTGA
- a CDS encoding 2Fe-2S iron-sulfur cluster binding domain-containing protein: MSIAPTDAIPESAVTTDNNVHLKFTDGTKTISVPAGTTILEAANAAGVRLVSQCTVGTCGTCVGRVACGDVVMPEGRVYSLRQDEMAAGHRLLCQSHAFAESEVELDYPAAMLDEYPVIVTTAKVGAVTWLGESVVELQLKLPKSVRFSFRAGQYVRMRVPGTDEWRSYSMASGERERKKLTFTIRVLPSGAMSDYLRNVAAVGDQIDLEGPIGGFGLADDPGPTLMIAGGTGLAPMLSMLETLQTARTDFPIRLVFGCTREADLFHLDELDARRSFMRNLGVRVVVDEPVDIPDVLTGNPVSVLTPEDVAHPQTSAYLCGPPAMLQAAEERLLELGMSAERIHAEQFLPS, from the coding sequence ATGTCCATCGCCCCGACCGACGCAATTCCGGAGTCCGCAGTGACCACTGACAACAACGTCCATTTGAAGTTCACGGACGGAACCAAGACCATCTCGGTGCCGGCCGGTACCACCATTCTCGAAGCAGCGAACGCGGCCGGTGTCCGACTGGTCAGTCAGTGCACTGTCGGTACGTGCGGAACCTGCGTCGGTCGGGTCGCCTGTGGTGACGTCGTGATGCCCGAGGGACGGGTGTACTCGTTGCGGCAGGACGAGATGGCCGCCGGCCACCGCCTGCTGTGTCAGTCGCACGCCTTCGCGGAGTCCGAGGTTGAACTCGACTACCCGGCAGCGATGCTGGACGAGTACCCGGTGATCGTCACCACCGCGAAGGTCGGTGCGGTCACCTGGCTCGGCGAGTCGGTGGTGGAGTTGCAGCTCAAACTCCCCAAGTCGGTGCGCTTCTCGTTCCGGGCCGGTCAGTACGTCCGGATGCGTGTTCCCGGCACCGATGAGTGGCGTTCCTATTCGATGGCGTCCGGTGAGCGCGAGCGCAAGAAGCTGACATTCACCATTCGGGTACTCCCGTCCGGTGCCATGTCGGACTACCTGCGCAACGTCGCAGCGGTCGGCGACCAGATCGACCTGGAAGGGCCGATCGGGGGATTCGGACTCGCGGATGATCCGGGACCGACGCTGATGATCGCGGGCGGCACTGGACTGGCGCCGATGCTCTCGATGCTCGAAACACTGCAGACCGCGCGCACCGACTTCCCGATCCGGCTCGTCTTCGGGTGCACTCGTGAGGCCGACCTGTTCCACCTCGACGAACTCGATGCGCGGCGGAGCTTCATGCGCAATCTCGGGGTCCGAGTCGTCGTCGACGAGCCAGTCGACATACCCGATGTCCTGACGGGTAACCCGGTCAGTGTCCTGACCCCGGAGGACGTCGCGCACCCACAGACCTCCGCATACCTGTGCGGACCCCCGGCGATGCTGCAGGCAGCCGAGGAACGTCTGCTCGAACTAGGAATGTCGGCGGAACGAATCCACGCCGAGCAGTTCCTTCCCAGCTAG
- a CDS encoding IclR family transcriptional regulator, whose translation MNSVLTALRVFEEVAAAQPVGLSELSNRLDVPKSTVQRCLKTLADAGWLRPAINDAGRWVITGKAFSLGSALSAGDDLRDVALPELSRLQAETGETVHLAVPDGNELVLVERLDSAHQLRAFLPLGTRLPLHAASNGKAYLASLSDAEIEEFLAAELTPVTGRTVTDPAALGAELAEIRRRGYAVTDQELHDGIAAVAVALRGRGGAVRGCFSVSGPASRLTPDLYREYGERALASRAAIERFLS comes from the coding sequence ATGAACAGCGTTCTCACTGCGCTCCGAGTGTTCGAGGAGGTAGCGGCGGCACAGCCGGTCGGACTGTCGGAGCTCAGCAATAGGCTCGACGTTCCGAAGAGCACGGTTCAGCGGTGCCTCAAGACCCTGGCCGATGCAGGGTGGTTACGACCCGCAATCAACGATGCCGGGCGCTGGGTGATCACCGGCAAGGCCTTCAGCCTGGGTAGTGCGCTCTCGGCGGGCGACGACCTGCGGGACGTGGCGCTTCCGGAGCTGAGCCGACTGCAGGCGGAGACGGGGGAGACCGTTCACCTGGCAGTTCCCGACGGGAACGAACTGGTTCTGGTAGAGCGCCTCGACAGCGCCCATCAGCTGCGGGCCTTCCTGCCGTTGGGGACGCGGTTGCCCCTGCACGCGGCGTCCAACGGCAAGGCGTATCTCGCGTCGCTGTCGGACGCCGAGATCGAGGAGTTTCTCGCGGCCGAGCTCACACCGGTGACGGGCCGTACCGTCACCGATCCGGCGGCTCTGGGTGCCGAACTCGCTGAGATCCGTCGTCGCGGATACGCCGTGACAGACCAGGAGCTGCACGATGGCATCGCTGCCGTTGCGGTCGCCTTGCGGGGGCGGGGCGGTGCCGTTCGGGGTTGTTTCAGCGTTTCTGGTCCGGCCTCACGCCTGACCCCGGACCTCTATCGGGAGTACGGCGAGAGGGCGCTGGCTTCGCGCGCGGCGATCGAGCGGTTCCTGTCCTGA
- a CDS encoding VOC family protein — protein sequence MSISRLGALSVDVADLEAWRYLLVDLLGLHARPRESEQEPLLIRIDDHHHRIALYPATEDRIRMITWEVDSPEELRAIADRVAAEGVAVELVPTDNPETRMAVAAFRFVDADGFPNEVCFGPTIDHRPLERGDVIGEFVTGSLGLGHVVLMCKDYPAAVDFYTRVLGFRLTDYIVWDGADATFLHCNPRHHSLALMNECFSFKGGDFNHLMLEVASLDDVGRAYDIINAAGIGLHMTFGRHTNDGVTSFYLRTPSGFGIEIGHGGDLVESDDWEVKTFRSPSRWGHEPQKAG from the coding sequence ATGAGTATTTCCCGTCTTGGCGCGTTGAGCGTCGACGTCGCCGACCTCGAGGCCTGGCGGTACCTGCTGGTCGATCTCCTAGGGCTGCACGCTCGGCCCAGGGAGTCGGAGCAGGAACCTCTGCTGATCCGGATCGATGACCATCACCACCGCATCGCCCTGTATCCCGCCACCGAGGATCGAATCCGGATGATCACGTGGGAGGTCGACAGCCCCGAGGAACTGCGGGCGATCGCCGATCGGGTGGCCGCCGAGGGTGTGGCCGTCGAGTTGGTGCCTACGGACAATCCGGAGACGCGGATGGCCGTGGCTGCCTTCCGGTTCGTCGATGCGGACGGCTTTCCAAATGAAGTCTGCTTCGGGCCGACGATCGACCACCGGCCGCTCGAGCGCGGAGACGTCATCGGCGAATTCGTCACCGGTTCGCTGGGTCTCGGGCACGTGGTGCTCATGTGCAAGGATTACCCGGCCGCGGTCGACTTCTACACCCGGGTGCTCGGATTCCGGTTGACGGACTACATCGTGTGGGACGGCGCCGACGCGACTTTCCTGCACTGCAATCCACGTCACCACAGCCTTGCTCTGATGAACGAGTGTTTCAGTTTCAAGGGTGGAGACTTCAACCATCTGATGCTGGAGGTTGCGTCGCTCGACGACGTGGGCCGCGCCTACGACATCATCAACGCGGCCGGGATCGGTTTGCACATGACCTTCGGGCGTCATACCAACGACGGGGTTACCTCGTTCTACCTCCGTACCCCTTCGGGTTTCGGCATCGAGATCGGTCACGGTGGAGATCTCGTGGAATCCGACGACTGGGAGGTCAAGACCTTCCGGTCGCCGTCCAGATGGGGCCACGAGCCGCAGAAGGCGGGATGA
- a CDS encoding winged helix DNA-binding protein: MSITDPQSPGEPESLTPGRRWHLSENAYEEALTAFEFAILQVEGGFQRFAVQSIRVAAEIDLGFNEVVALHVVRMQERSKDTATIAQLTNRDDLPNLQYNLRKLVTMGLLERTKSGTSSVFNVTAKGREITDRYAQLRRQTLVSNLEELSDIVTKMNHAVRSMQVLTGLYEAASRELATINTAVFFDPLPDGQPVAETAPPKKAAGKARSRSKRTQD, from the coding sequence ATGAGCATCACCGACCCTCAGTCGCCCGGAGAGCCCGAATCACTGACACCTGGACGGCGCTGGCATCTGTCGGAGAACGCCTACGAGGAGGCGCTGACCGCGTTCGAGTTCGCAATCCTCCAGGTGGAGGGCGGGTTCCAGCGGTTTGCGGTCCAGTCGATTCGCGTCGCAGCCGAGATCGACCTGGGATTCAACGAGGTGGTGGCGCTACACGTCGTGCGAATGCAGGAACGGTCGAAGGACACCGCCACGATCGCGCAGCTCACCAACCGCGACGATCTGCCGAACCTCCAGTACAACCTGCGCAAACTGGTCACCATGGGCCTTCTCGAACGCACCAAATCCGGTACCTCGTCGGTCTTCAATGTCACCGCGAAGGGGCGCGAGATCACCGATCGCTATGCGCAACTGCGTCGTCAGACCCTGGTGTCCAACCTCGAGGAGCTGAGCGACATCGTCACCAAGATGAACCACGCGGTGCGGTCGATGCAGGTACTCACCGGTCTCTACGAGGCGGCCAGCCGCGAGCTCGCCACCATCAACACTGCGGTGTTCTTCGACCCGCTGCCCGACGGGCAGCCCGTCGCCGAGACGGCACCGCCGAAGAAGGCGGCCGGTAAGGCACGCTCTCGAAGCAAGCGGACCCAGGACTGA